A single Mercenaria mercenaria strain notata chromosome 9, MADL_Memer_1, whole genome shotgun sequence DNA region contains:
- the LOC123547052 gene encoding uncharacterized protein LOC123547052, translating into MNRRKIDFKVVIIGDSFIGKSTLLKKFVGKADLGRSPFESYEVQRDGEKIMLQIHDTKGQERYRSLTSSFYRGAHGCLVCFDVMNNSSFDGLRHWMDDVRECVREDIPKILVGINRSNGYKQTLHHSEKLSRDKIDMFCELHKLDYIEVDLNDVKRISECFETLIDMIIEERCRRTRDIGGDMDIIHHSKLREEKKEYKCGC; encoded by the exons ATGAACCGGAGAAAAATAGATTTCAAGGTGGTCATCATAGGTGACAGTTTCATTGGCAAGTCAACGTTGCTAAAGAAGTTCGTTGGGAAAGCTGATCTTGGCAGGTCAccatttgagtcatatgaagtacAAAGAGATGGGGAGAAAATCATGTTGCAGATTCATGATACCAAGG GTCAAGAGCGATATCGGAGCCTAACATCATCGTTCTACAGAGGAGCTCATGGCTGTCTCGTGTGTTTTGATGTCATGAACAACTCCTCTTTTGATGGGCTTAGACACTG GATGGATGATGTCAGAGAATGCGTGCGTGAAGACATTCCTAAAATACTGGTTGGAATAAATCGAAGCAATGGCTACAAACAGACTTTGCATCACTCTGAAAAACTTTCAAGAGACAAAATAGATATGTTTTGTGAATTACATAAACTAGATTATATTGAAGTTGATCTGAATGATGTTAAACGTATTTCAGAGTGTTTTGAGACACTCATTGATATGATAATTGAAGAAAGATGTAGAAGAACCCGCGACATAGGAGGAGATATGGACATTATACATCACTCTAAACTGAGAGAGGAAAAGAAAGAATATAAGTGTGGGTGTTGA